The DNA window TTGCTGTGTTCTCTATGCACACTGACAAGGCACCCGGGCCTGATGGTATGGGTCTTGAATTTTTTCAACATCATTGGGAAGTTGTTGGTTTCGATGTTATTAACTTGGTCAAAGATTTATTTTCTACTGGAGCTTTGCCCGATAGCCTAAATGACACTCACCTTGTGTTGATTCCCAAAAAGAAAAACTTTGTTGTTATGAGTGATCTTAGACCGATTTCCCTTTGCAATGTGCTTTATAAGATTATCTCTAAAGTTCTTGCCAATCGTACGCGGGATCTTATTGATCACATCATCTCTGATACTAAAAGTGCTTTCATTCTGGGGCATCTAATCTCTGACAATGTGATGATTGTTTTTGAAGTAATACACTACTTGTAACGTAAAAGAAAGGGCAAGAAATGGTTCATGGCTCTTAAGCTTGATATGAGCAAAGCATATGATCGGGTTGAATGAGGTTTTCTTAGAGCGGTCATGCTTCGTATGGGATTTGCTAGTAGATGGGTCAAGCTTATTATGGCTTGTGTTTTGACGGTTCGATACAAAGTTGTGCACGGTGGTCATATTTTGGAGTCTATTTGTCCGTCTCGTGGTATTCGACAGGGTGATCCTCTTTTAACTTATCTTTTCATTATATGTGTTGAAGGTCTCTCAGCTTTAATTCAAAAGTTTGAAGCTGAAAGAACTATTCAAGGGTGCCGTGTTGCTCACCGTGCTCCATCTATCACACATATCTTGTTTGCGGACGACAGCCATTTCTTTTGCCAAGTAACGGAGGGTGCGACTGCTAGTATTTTTAATTTACTCCAGCTGTTCGAAAATGCGTCTGGCCAAAAAGTTAATCCATCTAAATAATCCATTTTTTTTCAGCCCCAACACAGATGGCACAACTCGAATCCAAATTTGTTCTACTCTTCATATGAATGAAGCTCTTGAAGGCAGCCTCTATCTCGGTCTTCCCAACATTATTGGTCGCAATAAAAATGCTATGTTTGGTTTTATCAATAACAAAGTTATTGCTCGAATCAACAACTGGGATGGGAAATTCCTATCTCGTGCAGGGAAAGAAACCCTCCTCAAAACTGTCATCCAATCGCTGCCCACCTATGCTATGAGTGTATTTCTTTTACCAATTGGTATGTGCAAGGAGATAGAGAAATTAATGGCCAACTTTTGGTGGAAATCCAACACTAGTAAAGGGCGTGGTATTATTTGGATGTCTTGGGATCAACTTGCCATTCCCAAAGAAGAAGGAGGTATGGGGTTTAGACACTTACATGATTTTAATCTTGACATGCTTGCGAAACAATGATGGCGTCTTTTGTGTAACCCTGACTCGCTTGCTGCTAGAGTATACAAAGCGAAATACTTTCCACATTTTGACTTTCTTTCAGCTAAGCTTGGTAACAATCCAAGCTTTGTTTGGCGTAGCATTTGGGGTGCTCAAGATGTGGTTTGCTTGGGTGGTGCTCGTGTTATTGGTGATGGTACAAACACAAGTATAGTGGGTTTTCCTTAGCTGCCAAATCCCCAAAACATGTTTATCACTTCTAATCACCCAAGTTTGCAACATAATTCGGTCAACTCTTTATTTCAGCTAGATGGTCGTGCATGGGATGTAGATGTGGTGACTGACTTGTTTCCAACTCATGAAGTCAACATCATCCTGGGAATCCCTTTAAGTAGCACGACAGGGGCCGATTTTTGGTCTTGGATAGCTGACCATAAAGGCTCTTTTTTTGTGCGAAGTGCCTACTTCCTACTGCAACATGAAAAACCAGCAGCTCCAACACCCTCGGGTTTCGGGCGTAAACTATGGCCTTTGAAGATCCCACCTAAAGTGTCTAACTTCCTGTGGCGTGTTATTTCTGGTTCACTGCCCACTTGTGTCAATCTTGTTACAAAACATGTGCCAATTTTAGCTCAATGTCCAGTTTGTAATTTACATCCAAAAACCGCAATCCACTCTCTTCTCAGCTGTGATTTCGCCAAATCCTGCTAGTCACCATTTGGTATGCTGATTAATATTGCTGCTCCTTCAACCTTTGGCAGCTGGTTTTAGAACATGCAGAATGTTTGTGATACAGAGCAAGTTTGTAGAGCTTCAATGCTCTGTTGGGCTATATGGAAATCACGAAACCAAGTTGTGTGGAAAAAATGAAAATCCACCATTAACGATGTTTTAGCTACAACTTCTATCACTCTTGATCATTGACGAAAAGCTCAGGATAAATTTGCTCTATCATCACTATCTTTTGATAATGGTGATGATGGGGCCGAGCTTTAGACTAAACCCATTGCaaatcatatcaagattaatGTAGACGCTACAATTTTTCATCATGAGAACTCCTATGGCTTTGATATTGTAGCGAGAGATTATCTGGGCAAGCTTATTGAAGCTAAAACATGTTACAAAGCTAGTTCTTACTCTGCTGAAGTCGTGGAAGCTTTGGGGATCAAGGAAGCTCTTAGCTGAATAAGAGCAACAATTGGCATAATATAGAGCTTGAGACTAATAGTCTTCTCACTGTCCAAGCAATCCGAAGTAGTTAGGGGATGTCTTCCATTTTTGGCTTGATTATTCAGGATTGTCGTGAATTATTGTCTTCTCTACTTGATGTCaaaatacattttattaaaCGACCAGCAAATCGAGTTACTCATGTTATTGCTAGGCATGCTCGATTTTCCTCTGGTTGTAGTATTTTCGAACATAATGTTTGGGCCGATTTAAAGGCTCTCCTGTATTCAGAATGCTTTTAATtcaatgaagttgatatttcatttaaaagaaatatacaaatactactttgactcctaaaaaaaaataaatgaacacAAGTACATTCTTAATTATTTTCTCTTCCTTTTTTGGCCAACATATGTACTGTAATAGCATTATTATTGGGCACCAATGAGGTAGCACCTTATAATTGATTAGTAATATTCTCTAAAACATTTCCAAtagtattctttttttttagctAAGAAACTAAAATAGAGAGACATTTTTATTGTTGTAGTTCTAATATAAATtaagctaattagtaatttttcccctcgaactttgacatgtaccaaattatgccccatgaacttttttggccgttaaaaattccccctgaactatttagattgttagatttaaggacttttgtctaattttaataaaaaaaattctaacatggatgaaagttcaagggacatgatttagtacatatcaaagtttgaggggcatgatttagtagatatcaaagtttggggagcatgatttagtacataaacaatcactgaaacattaaaattgaatgaaattagacaaaagtccttaaatttaacaatctcaatagttcaggaggaatttttaacggcaaacaaagttcagggggcacgatttagtacatgtcaaagttcagggagaaaaattactaattagcctataaATTATTACAGAGCTCCATATCAATTCTCTATTATAGATAAccatttttttatatgattgaAGTTCATTCTTTTAAGTCTCACTCCATATCTTAGCTATTACATTaaggctaattagaatttttaccccttaaattttgatatgtatcaaatcatgccccttaaaTTTTTctagccgttaaaaattctctctgaactattgagattgttggatttaaagacttttatccaattttactaattcaatgattgtttatgtactaaatcatgctccctaactcttatatctaccaaatcatgtctctcAAACTataacatataccaaatcatgttcTTTGAACTTTGATCTATGTTAGACTTTTCTTACtcaaattagacaaaaatctataaatccaacaatcttaatAATTTTTAGTGACCTTAAAAATTCAGAgtcataatttagtacatgttaaaatttaaaaactaaaaattctaatttattttacattaaattataagacatCACATACTTAATTACACTTTGTATGACACCTAGAGGGTGGTGGTGCCTTTTAGCAATCCACATAGAGTAAGCCTAAAATGTCGAACCACTTGAAGCTAGCTCAAGTACCAGAGGAGAGTGCgtgtgttggaggtcctgggttcgagtcccaaattatgtattgtaatatataaacgcttaattaaaataataaaaaaaaaagcctaAAATGTCGAACATACCCCTGAAGATTTTGCCAACCTCGAAGCAAAAAGCCCACAAAGCCATGACTGTGTGTGTGTATAGCAATATGAACTGGCTCACCTTTTCTTCTCTTAACAAAAACACCAATCAATGGAGCTTGAGCATGACCTTTGGTACTCATCTAAAGCCACCAAATAAATACTCACTTCACTctccataattaatttattattatttattttttcactcATATAAATACCTTCATCGAAAACCAGTTCCCCAATCTCAATGTCATCAGGTTATTCAACCTtcactcttcttcttcttcatcttcttcttcttcagctCTGATCCTTATCTTCTTTCCCTAAGTTGCAGTTCGGAGATTAATGGCTACTTTATCtagctcttcttcttctctatgGAAAAACGGTCTTTCTCTTCGCTCCACTCAATCTACCTCAATCGTTCGCTCTCCTGCTTTGCTTGGATATAGAAGAACCTTCCGCAGAAGCTTCGTCGTCGCATCTTCCAGTTTCGATAACGATAATCGAgagtaagatatatatatagattgagTTTTTGAAttggtgatttttctttttgtgtGTTTGAATTTTAGTGTTTTGTTTCAGGTTTGTTATCGTTGGTGGAGGAAATGCTGCTGGTTATGCTGCTAGGACTTTCGTCGAACACGGCATGGCCGATGGTCGACTCTGTATTGTCTCCAAAGAggttttggaatttttttttctttcttttcaatcCAATTTTAGCAATGAAAATgcaaattttttgatttgtttATTGAATTATTAGGCGTATGCACCTTATGAGCGTCCTGCATTGACAAAAGCTTACTTGTTTCCTCTAGACAAGAAGCCAGCTCGTTTACCTGTAAGATTTTTGTGATTTCATTactttacatttttattatagTGAGTTACAAATGTGTACATTTGCAATTGTCATTTGTAATTGTGTGTTGTTTAGTGTTTACACTGTTGCTGTTTGTTATTCTGTGTAGTGTTTTAGTTAATGTATTAGTATGATTGTAGGGGTTTCATACATGTGTTGGATCTGGTGGGGAAAGACAGACACCTGAGTGGTATCAGGAGAAAGGAATTGAGGTAATTTGTTGTTGTGCTGaaatgttttcttttctttctctgaGGTCTAAATAAGCTTTCAGTTTGTAATTACCAGAGAAAGGTTACACTTTTTCAATGCTTGGTGAAAAATGAAAACATAACTGAAAATGAAGATGGAAACTTTTAGTATTAAATAAGAATCCGTGTTGTAAAATTGCCTGGCTGGAGTCGTATCATTTTTCTTAATCGAATAATATAATTGTATAGATAGATCATAGTGCATCCTGAAAAGCTTATCTTGTTCTCAGTCAATATGTTTTCTATCATTcctggatatttttttttttttttggatagagTTTTGTAGAGAACGAGATGAAAAGATCAAGGTatagattagattgtaatgaACCAGAAAAGTTAGAATGGACAACCCTAGGAATTCGAGTGCCTGGACTCTCCCTGAGCTAAAGCTCTACAAAATTCTCTAGACAGTTTAGTCCTCAAATTCAGCTCTCATGTTCTATTCCTTCTCAGCCATAACCACAAACTACCCTCCAGACCTCTACACAATGTAACATTAGCAATAATAACATAGCATGAAATCAACAAAACCGCAACTCAGCTAAAAGtcaaaaacaaaatacaacAGCATCCCAATCTTTGTCCAATATGGCAGATTCACCATGCCGCTCTCCTGTTATCCTAAATATGCCTAACGTAAGTAAATCTGATGAGATGCTTATCAAAATTGTCACTAAATTATATTGAAgtgatgtcaaattttattcagTCTTTTTGGTGGTAGAAAATAGAAATGCTGAACTTGTTGCTGCTTATTCAATCTCATTTCTAGACTATATATAATGAACCAGTGACAAGCATTGATATAGAAAAACGTATGTAAATTTGATGAGAGGCTTATCCAAATTGTCACTAAATTAATGGAAGTGATGTCAAATTTTACAGTCTTTTTGGTGGTTGAATTGCTAAAATTTTTGCTGTTTTGTCAATCTCGTTTCTAGACGATCTATAATGAACCAGTGACAAGCATTGATATAGAAAAGCATACCTTAACAACAAATTCTGGAAAGCTGCTCAAGTATGGATCTCTAATAGTTGCCACAGGGTGTACAGCTTCAAGGTGCGCTTTATTTATCTTTGgaaaataagatttcatattagATGATCTTATCTATCAACTATTGTGATTTGGTTCTGGATTAGTGTCAACACACTACTATATGCATCCATATTAAAAGCTGTAGCCAATGTTCTTTCTTGACTACAAATTTACAGGTTTCCAGAAAAAAATGGAGGAAACCTGCCTGGTGTTCACTATATCCGCGATGTTGCAGATGCTGATGCGCTTATATCATCTTTGGTAAATCATTTTTAATTATGTATTATCTGTTGTTTTCTACTATGTGTTAGAAATTTCCATGCTATGGAATGAATAGAGAAGATATCCCCCCTCCTTCCATTAATAAGCAAACTGGGAATATGATACTGAATTTTTACCTGCATTTTCTTTTGTTCGGGGGGAATCGAATTCTTTTACCTGCATAGTTACTTAGGGGTGTTTTGAGCTTAATATGATCTGGTACATAAAATTAAAGttcaaattattaataaacttgtTGCCGTAGGACTATTGATTTTAAAAGAGTGTACATGCTATATTGTTGAAATTTTGCATCTTGTTGATTTTGATACTATTTGGGTGCTTGAAACTTTTCAGTAGAAATTTGTAATAACAGTGCCTTTGTTTTAGTAAACCAAACTTGAGCTTGAGATAATATCTTTGCGATATTTTTTGCCCATGTTTCAAAAGCTTTGCTGCAAACACCAAACTTACAAATTCTATTCCTTTATTGATAAATTATTTGGCCTCCAACTCCACAAACACAAACAACAGAAAGATTAATGCTGTTTTGTTGCATGAGCAATTTGTACTACAATTCCTTTCAGAATGTGGGCTTGTTATGTTAATCACTGGATAACTATATGGAACTTTTGTGCTTAGCTTTTCCTTTCATACTTTTCCGTTTCCTTTTCTCCCTTTTCTAGGAGAAGGCAAAGAAGGTAGTTATTGTTGGTGGTGGTTACATTGGTATGGAAGTTGCTGCAGCAGCCGTTGCTTGGAAACTTGATACTACGGTATGAAGAATCATTCCTTCAATTGGCTATTATTGACTACATAAGGCTAGCACAACgagatatatagatatatttacGTAATGTTATATCTGAATCCCGTATTGCTACCTTAGTCGTTTTGACATGTTCTATTGCTGACTATGTGCTGGTTCccttttttgttattaattcaAATTCCGGCAAAGTAGGAAGATATacagattattaaataaataaaacggGCATCAATATTACCTACAATTGTATTGCAACATACATATAGTATGTAACAGAACATCAATACTTACTATTCATTATTTCAGAAATAAAgaataaagtataattattttctcTTGAAAAATCTGAACAAACatttatcctttttttttcccttggaaaaaagattgtatttcCAGAGAATCATCTGTTGCAAAGACTATTTACTCCTTCACTCGCTCAGAGATATGAAGAACTTTACAAAGAAAATggtgttaaattcttgaaggtgctctctctctctctctctctctctatatatatatatatataaaaatgtatatatataaatccttGTATATAATGAAAACCCCAAAGAAGATCCTTTATTCCTTAATTGTTTTGTAGGGTGCCATGATTAAAAACTTGGAAGCAGGTGCTGATGGGAGTGTAGCTGCTATTAAACTTGAGGATGGGTCTACAATTGAAGCAGACACTGTAATTTTTTACACTTAAAAAATCGCTTTATCATGTTGCACCAATTTTGTATACTTACATATTCAAACATGTTTTCTCCCTTTTTCTTTTTGTGTGCAGGTGATTATAGGCATCGGAGCAAAACCTGCTGTCGGCCCCTTTGAAAGTGTGGGTTTGAATACCACTGTTGGTGGCATACAGGTACTTGTTATACTAATGGCACTAATTATTTCAGCATTCTGCATATAAATTCTTGAAAAGAGCATCTAAGTACACACTTTGAGTTTATTCCTCTATTTACTTAATTCTGGTAGCTGACATTACTTATGTATATACTTTGAGTTTATTCCTCTATTTACTTACAATTAAAATTACATCTGCGCTTTCAAAACCCAGGTTGATGGTCAGTTTAGAACCAATATACCCGGAATCTTTGCAGTTGGAGATGTAGCAGCATTCCCATTGAAGGCATGTTTTTCTTCATTTGACAAAAAGATCACTTTACTTGCTCTGAATTCTGTAATGAAACGTGGTTTAACAATTGGCAGTTGTATGATCGTATTGCAAGAGTTGAACATGTAGACCATGCTCGTCGATCAGCACAACACTGTGTTAAGGGATTGTTGAGTGCACAAACTCACAAGTAAATTGGACTAatcttttttataaattatttcattGAATGTCAAGCACAATTATATTGGTGTTGACTTGTTTTACTGTATGATTTTCAGCTACGACTATCTTCCCTACTTCTACTCGAGGGTATTTGAGTACGAAGGAAGTTCCAGGAAAGTTTGGTGGCAATTTTTCGGGGACAATGGTAATAATCTGAAACTCATACTTTTTCATTTTCCTTTTCCTCTTCAGTTGTTTATCATCTTCTTAAAACCACCATAACCAAACCTTACACTATACTCATTCTCTAACAGTTGGAGAAGCAATTGAAGTTGGAAACTTTGATCCAAAGATCGCGACATTCTGGATAGAATCTGGTACCAAAGTCCATCAAAATTACTATCTTTCTCTACACATAAGTATGTATATATGCAATTATGCATCATCATCTTCGGTTCAAATCTAACACAACATTTAATTCGCTACAGGTAAATTGAAAGGTGTTCTTCTAGAGAGCGGAAGCCCTGAGGTACTTCTAATTACTCACATACCGAATGACTTCCAAATGTACTCTTACTATTCCTTTGATGTTACTACATGAAAAGAAAGCTGATATTGATTTGTTTCGAATGAAGGAATTTCAACTTCTTCCCGAACTGGCAAGGAGCCAGCCCATAGTTGATAAAGACAAGCTTGAGAATGCATCGTCGGTAGAGGAGGCCTTAGATATTGCTCGGTCATCTTTACAGGTTAAAGCTTCAGTCTAGGGACCCGATGATGGAGCCAGCTTTTAATGTAATGCTAATCACATCCCTATCTCACTTACCTTTTTTTTATCACAACCACTTCCCAATAATGATTTTAAAGCAAAAATAAATACCTCATTATCTCTCATTATGCACCATGCCCTCCTTGAGCAGCTCTATAAAAAATGTTTAAGATAAGAGTTTAATAGTTGTGCAGCTCCTAAACAAGACAACGAGTACGAATCGcatcggttttttttttttttttttttggtgtaatAAATTTGATTTTGATCTTAATTAAGTTTTCTTCTTATTATGCTCtgatttgtttgtttgtttacttattttctttcattttgtCTTTCTTTGCTTTGCTTTGGCTGCTATGCTTCTTTGGCTATAAGTTTTTTTAACACACTAATGCCTATGGAActttattcaaattaaaattaGGGAAGTTATCATGATCACTGCAAActcttgttttttatttattcacaactaatatatgtatgtatttataGTGAAAAATTTATTCTATTAGGTTAATggtatttttttgattttttatgttaactttatcttaaactcttatttttggttttttatattctatataaaatttattctacatttaaaagttagccgcaatagttaaaaaaaatttgaaagatcaaaattttaaattctatctcaaatttttttaaaaaatatattatttaatgaaagaaaTTAGATATACATGTAttgcactaaaaaaaattaattatacataGATTATTCTGTTTtatttacatataaatatattgtagCTAAGAGATTCGGAGAAAAAATTGAAGGATAATATCTTGAAGAATTggaaaattacatttattaataCAACCATGAAATCCAATTCATAATGATAAATCTACtaaaaatgattattgtaaATTTTGccctatacttttttttatttgatgcgGTTATTGGTCATAGGTATAATTTGTTGAGTATATTAGTTTTAAACATGTACATATTAGTTCTAACgagatatattatattatcgaaatttattattaaactactatttatacatatatttttgtttgaattTTTACCAAATTAGTGCTACATTAATTCTACatcaataaattattttgataaaatgaaCAAAATACAATTGAGTAGACACATTTATATAGTGATTTACTATTCCACATTTATTGTGAATTGAgtattctaaaaataaaaaattaaatagaaattctGTTAATGTAGGGTCTGTACTGCACATAAAGTCAAGAagtgagtttattaatttcTACTTCATTTGATGATAGGTTTAAATACAATAGCATCACCATTTATTCACCATTAAATAATTGAGCAGTTATATGACATCAAGAGGGCCAAGGGTCATAATTAGACACTGAAAGCAAAGGTTTAAGAGGCTTCCATGTTTGgcatttattaaataattttgtattAAGTAATCAACCTCTCTCCACACACACaatacaaataatttaaaataaagcaTTATAATTAGACATTAGTATCACCTAAAGTCACATTTTATGGTTAGTtagcgatattttttaaaagttattaacTTAAGTTATATAAGACTCGATACGCACTAATAACGATATGACACCCAGTGACAgggtgtaatttttttaaaagcaaGACGGTAAAAGTAAacttaaaaggaaaaaaatgctCTTAATAGAATTTGAACTCTGAGTCTATCACTCTAATCTATATGTAATCTAACTTCTAGCTAAATCATTACATCAAAGCTGATATTATGtttataaatatcattttttattacaaatatatgACGTA is part of the Cannabis sativa cultivar Pink pepper isolate KNU-18-1 chromosome 5, ASM2916894v1, whole genome shotgun sequence genome and encodes:
- the LOC115716638 gene encoding monodehydroascorbate reductase, chloroplastic/mitochondrial, which encodes MSSVRRLMATLSSSSSSLWKNGLSLRSTQSTSIVRSPALLGYRRTFRRSFVVASSSFDNDNREFVIVGGGNAAGYAARTFVEHGMADGRLCIVSKEAYAPYERPALTKAYLFPLDKKPARLPGFHTCVGSGGERQTPEWYQEKGIETIYNEPVTSIDIEKHTLTTNSGKLLKYGSLIVATGCTASRFPEKNGGNLPGVHYIRDVADADALISSLEKAKKVVIVGGGYIGMEVAAAAVAWKLDTTIVFPENHLLQRLFTPSLAQRYEELYKENGVKFLKGAMIKNLEAGADGSVAAIKLEDGSTIEADTVIIGIGAKPAVGPFESVGLNTTVGGIQVDGQFRTNIPGIFAVGDVAAFPLKLYDRIARVEHVDHARRSAQHCVKGLLSAQTHNYDYLPYFYSRVFEYEGSSRKVWWQFFGDNVGEAIEVGNFDPKIATFWIESGKLKGVLLESGSPEEFQLLPELARSQPIVDKDKLENASSVEEALDIARSSLQVKASV